A single genomic interval of Staphylococcus hyicus harbors:
- the dapB gene encoding 4-hydroxy-tetrahydrodipicolinate reductase has product MNILLIGYGAMNQRVARLAEEQGHHIIGVILKNQNRDIPYPIYSKLSDVEFADVAIDFSHPDLLLPLLEDTFKLPLVVATTGEKERITSKLKDVSEHMPVFFSANMSYGVHVLTKLLEVAVPLLSDYDIELTEAHHNKKVDAPSGTLVKLYDVIKDLREQSYPVYDRHEKTEKRNADEIGVHAIRGGTIVGEHDVLFAGIDETITITHRAQSKDIFANGALNAAAKLINKENGYYTFDHL; this is encoded by the coding sequence TTGAATATCTTATTGATAGGTTACGGTGCAATGAATCAACGTGTTGCACGATTAGCAGAAGAACAAGGGCATCATATTATAGGAGTCATATTAAAAAATCAAAATCGCGATATCCCCTACCCGATATATAGTAAATTAAGTGACGTTGAATTTGCAGATGTCGCCATAGATTTTTCACATCCAGACTTATTACTACCTTTGTTGGAAGATACGTTTAAACTACCATTAGTAGTTGCAACTACAGGTGAAAAGGAACGTATTACCTCAAAATTAAAAGACGTAAGTGAACATATGCCGGTATTTTTCAGTGCTAATATGAGTTATGGTGTGCATGTGCTCACTAAACTATTAGAAGTGGCGGTACCGCTATTAAGTGATTATGATATAGAACTCACTGAGGCGCACCATAATAAAAAGGTAGATGCGCCTAGTGGTACTCTTGTTAAACTTTATGATGTAATTAAAGATTTACGCGAACAAAGTTATCCTGTATATGATCGTCATGAAAAAACAGAAAAACGAAATGCTGATGAAATCGGTGTGCATGCCATACGTGGTGGCACAATTGTAGGTGAACATGACGTGCTTTTCGCTGGCATTGATGAAACGATTACAATAACACATCGTGCGCAGTCTAAAGATATATTTGCGAATGGTGCTTTAAATGCAGCAGCAAAATTAATCAATAAAGAAAATGGGTATTATACATTTGATCATTTATAA
- a CDS encoding M20 metallopeptidase family protein, which yields MDELQFVTMHRRYLHQHPELSLEEYETTKYIESFLKELNIPYQRPLKTGIIGYLEGNSHHTLAFRADIDALPIHEQNTVDYRSQYDNKMHACGHDGHTTALMLFVKRCKALFDAGKLPHNVVFIFQPAEESGGGANLLIKSNALAQYQINAIYGVHIMPFINEGTIAIRNDEITASATEYRFYLEGQSSHVANKEQGRSAGEALHHVITQLAQIQQYHLNGLQRNIVHVGHFKAGEAINTVPSNGYLEGTIRTYSMNDLAVIKNQMQKISESVHHLFNVKCDVTFAEGYPPTMNDPSLKKYVVDSIEFNGNTVIENETPYLFGEDFSFYGQVAPSYFVFVGTKNELKQYVSGLHTPHLNFDEHILIRVADYYQRLLMNYNEV from the coding sequence ATGGACGAACTTCAATTTGTAACAATGCACCGTAGATATTTGCATCAACATCCCGAGTTGAGTTTAGAAGAATATGAAACAACAAAGTATATTGAATCATTTTTAAAAGAACTGAATATTCCCTACCAACGCCCTTTGAAAACGGGAATTATTGGTTATCTTGAAGGAAATAGTCATCACACATTAGCTTTTCGCGCAGATATTGATGCGTTACCAATTCACGAACAAAATACTGTAGATTATCGGAGTCAATATGACAATAAAATGCATGCATGTGGTCATGATGGTCATACCACAGCTCTAATGTTATTTGTAAAACGTTGTAAAGCACTATTTGATGCTGGGAAATTACCTCACAATGTAGTGTTTATCTTTCAACCAGCTGAGGAATCAGGTGGTGGCGCCAACCTTCTCATTAAATCAAACGCACTCGCACAATACCAAATCAACGCAATTTATGGCGTCCACATCATGCCCTTTATAAATGAAGGTACTATAGCCATTCGAAATGATGAGATTACAGCAAGTGCGACGGAGTATCGTTTTTATTTAGAAGGTCAATCGAGTCATGTTGCAAATAAAGAACAAGGGCGTTCTGCAGGTGAAGCATTGCATCATGTCATTACGCAATTGGCTCAAATACAACAATATCATCTCAATGGGCTTCAACGAAATATTGTACATGTTGGCCATTTTAAAGCAGGTGAAGCCATTAATACTGTTCCATCGAATGGCTATTTAGAAGGAACCATTCGCACCTACAGTATGAATGATTTAGCAGTGATAAAAAACCAAATGCAAAAAATTTCTGAAAGCGTGCATCATTTATTCAATGTAAAATGTGATGTGACATTTGCTGAGGGATATCCACCTACGATGAATGATCCAAGTTTAAAGAAATATGTTGTAGACAGTATTGAATTTAATGGCAATACAGTTATAGAAAATGAAACACCCTACTTATTTGGTGAAGATTTTAGCTTTTATGGTCAGGTAGCCCCAAGTTATTTTGTTTTTGTAGGGACTAAAAATGAATTAAAACAGTATGTAAGTGGATTACACACCCCACACTTAAATTTTGATGAACATATTTTAATCCGTGTTGCGGATTATTATCAACGATTGTTAATGAATTACAATGAGGTGTAA
- the dapA gene encoding 4-hydroxy-tetrahydrodipicolinate synthase yields MTYIFEGTGVALITPFSNHQVDYPAIRKQVNDLINQGIQSIVVNGTTAENPTLTQDEKDNILKTVIEENASRVPIIVGTGTNNTAYSIQASLRAKALGADAIMLITPYYLKTSQRGLIAHFETIANAAELPVILYNVPTRTNSTIEVETLVHLSKHPYIVALKDATNDFDYLNEIQRQIDTTKFALYSGNDDNIVEYYNRGGHGVISVVANVIPKAIQEVYTNQASRAQLFKPIAQLLDAMSVDVNPVPIKYLAALEGYGQYEVRLPLVPLNDKEQAQLKAVYHQFKEGVET; encoded by the coding sequence ATGACGTATATTTTTGAAGGCACGGGTGTTGCTTTAATCACCCCATTTTCAAACCATCAAGTTGACTATCCAGCCATTCGTAAACAAGTTAATGATTTAATAAATCAAGGTATTCAGTCGATAGTTGTAAACGGTACAACTGCTGAGAATCCAACACTCACGCAAGATGAAAAAGATAACATTTTAAAAACTGTCATTGAAGAAAATGCATCTCGCGTGCCTATTATTGTGGGCACAGGGACGAACAATACAGCATATTCAATTCAAGCCTCATTACGTGCTAAAGCACTTGGCGCAGATGCGATTATGTTGATTACACCCTATTATCTAAAAACAAGTCAACGTGGTCTTATTGCTCATTTTGAAACGATTGCTAATGCCGCTGAACTACCTGTTATTTTATATAATGTTCCAACGCGTACAAATTCCACGATTGAAGTTGAAACACTCGTGCATTTAAGTAAACATCCATATATCGTGGCATTGAAAGATGCTACAAATGATTTTGATTATTTAAATGAAATTCAACGACAAATTGACACTACTAAGTTTGCTTTATATAGCGGTAATGATGACAATATTGTTGAATATTATAATCGAGGTGGCCATGGCGTTATTTCAGTAGTAGCAAATGTTATCCCTAAAGCAATTCAAGAAGTTTATACTAATCAGGCATCAAGAGCACAGTTGTTTAAACCAATTGCACAACTGTTAGATGCAATGAGTGTTGATGTTAATCCTGTACCAATTAAATACTTAGCTGCACTCGAAGGATATGGTCAATATGAAGTACGTCTTCCTCTGGTTCCTTTAAATGACAAAGAACAAGCACAATTAAAAGCAGTTTATCATCAATTTAAAGAAGGTGTTGAAACTTGA
- the dapD gene encoding 2,3,4,5-tetrahydropyridine-2,6-dicarboxylate N-acetyltransferase, whose amino-acid sequence MVQNFTAEEIINYISEAKKSTPIKVYINGEFSEVQFPDTFNVFGAENSKIIFCEADDWKAFYEENHMLIEDVEIEMDRRNSAIPLKDLTNTNARIEPGAFIREHAVIGDGAVVMMGATINIGAVVGEGTMIDMNATLGGRAITGKHVHVGAGAVLAGVIEPPSAEPVVIEDHVLIGANAVILEGVRVGKGAIVAAGAIVTQDVPAGAVVAGTPAKVIKQSHEVKDSKREIVAALRNLND is encoded by the coding sequence ATGGTACAAAACTTTACAGCTGAAGAAATTATTAACTATATTAGTGAGGCGAAAAAATCTACACCAATTAAAGTATATATTAATGGTGAATTTAGTGAAGTACAGTTTCCAGATACTTTTAATGTATTTGGCGCTGAAAATTCAAAAATCATTTTTTGTGAAGCAGATGATTGGAAGGCATTTTATGAGGAAAATCATATGTTGATAGAAGATGTAGAAATTGAGATGGATCGTAGGAATTCAGCAATTCCGTTAAAAGATTTAACAAACACAAATGCGCGAATTGAACCCGGTGCGTTTATTAGAGAACACGCAGTGATTGGTGATGGTGCTGTGGTGATGATGGGAGCCACAATTAATATTGGAGCAGTAGTCGGTGAAGGAACGATGATTGACATGAACGCGACATTAGGTGGACGCGCGATAACGGGTAAACACGTACATGTTGGTGCTGGTGCTGTCTTAGCGGGTGTGATTGAACCACCAAGTGCCGAACCAGTTGTTATTGAAGATCATGTGCTCATTGGTGCAAATGCTGTCATTTTAGAAGGTGTACGTGTCGGCAAAGGTGCAATAGTGGCTGCTGGTGCTATTGTTACGCAGGATGTTCCTGCTGGCGCAGTTGTAGCTGGTACGCCAGCTAAGGTGATTAAACAATCGCATGAAGTCAAAGATTCTAAACGTGAAATTGTAGCAGCACTACGCAATTTAAATGATTAA
- a CDS encoding aspartate-semialdehyde dehydrogenase, whose amino-acid sequence MTKLAVVGATGLVGTKILETIERKNIHFDELVLFSSKRSAGQEVTFKGQTYTVQELTEAATDSQFDYVLMSAGGGTSKRFAPLFEKHGAIVIDNSSQWRMTEDIDLIVPEVNEPTFRRGIIANPNCSTIQSVVPLKPLQDTFGLKRVAYTTYQAVSGSGMQGKKDLEDGATGAAPKAYPHPIYNNVLPHIDAFLDNDYTKEEQKMIDETRKILNLPDLKVTATCVRVPVQDSHSVHMNVTLQKPTTVEEIRTLFDKDDRVVLVDDPRNNAYPLAMNSTGKDDVFVGRIRQDDSLENTFHIWCTSDNLLKGAALNAVQVLEQVLKLKG is encoded by the coding sequence ATGACAAAATTAGCAGTTGTAGGTGCAACAGGATTAGTAGGAACTAAAATTTTAGAAACAATTGAACGTAAAAACATTCATTTTGATGAATTGGTATTATTTTCTTCTAAGCGTTCAGCAGGCCAAGAAGTAACATTTAAAGGCCAAACCTACACTGTTCAAGAATTGACTGAAGCGGCAACTGATAGTCAATTTGATTATGTGTTGATGAGTGCGGGCGGTGGAACAAGTAAACGGTTTGCCCCACTTTTTGAAAAACATGGCGCAATTGTCATAGATAATTCAAGTCAGTGGCGTATGACAGAAGATATTGATTTGATTGTACCAGAAGTGAATGAACCGACTTTTCGACGTGGTATTATCGCAAATCCTAACTGTTCGACGATTCAATCTGTCGTACCTTTAAAACCTCTTCAAGACACATTTGGTTTAAAACGTGTTGCTTATACAACATACCAGGCTGTATCAGGGTCAGGGATGCAAGGTAAAAAAGATTTAGAAGATGGTGCAACAGGTGCTGCACCTAAAGCTTATCCCCACCCTATTTATAATAATGTATTACCGCATATTGATGCCTTTTTAGACAACGACTATACAAAAGAAGAACAAAAGATGATAGACGAAACGCGAAAAATCTTAAATTTACCCGATTTAAAAGTAACAGCGACTTGTGTGCGTGTACCTGTACAAGATAGTCATAGCGTTCATATGAATGTCACGCTTCAAAAACCAACAACTGTTGAAGAAATTCGTACATTATTTGATAAAGATGATCGTGTGGTTTTAGTCGATGATCCTCGAAACAATGCTTATCCATTGGCGATGAACTCAACGGGGAAAGACGATGTTTTTGTAGGACGTATTCGTCAAGATGACTCTTTAGAAAATACATTTCATATTTGGTGTACGTCTGACAACTTACTTAAAGGTGCGGCATTAAATGCAGTACAGGTGCTTGAGCAAGTATTGAAATTAAAAGGGTAA
- a CDS encoding CvfB family protein — protein MSFKENEIVGTIDFLEVKALEGSTYILEGPNKERVKLNPSEINDDDDLEIGESYSFFIFPNRSGELFATQNMPDITVGRYDFVNVISTDRDGARVDVGLPREVLIPWEDLPKIKSLWPQKGDAVLCTLRIDRERQMFARLASETTVQQMFTPIHDDQFQNKVISARPYRLLRVGTFLLSEKGHKIFVHESERREEPRLGEAMQVRIIGFNEKGELNGSFLPLAHERLDDDGEKIIQLLMEYEGELPFWDKSSPEAIKEVFNMSKGAFKRAIGHLYKKRLINIETGKIVLTKKGWAHVQDNQA, from the coding sequence ATGTCTTTTAAAGAAAATGAAATCGTTGGGACTATAGACTTTTTAGAAGTAAAAGCACTAGAAGGATCAACATATATATTAGAAGGACCAAATAAAGAAAGAGTAAAATTAAATCCATCAGAGATTAACGACGATGATGATTTAGAAATAGGTGAATCCTACAGTTTCTTTATTTTCCCTAATAGATCTGGGGAACTTTTCGCTACTCAAAATATGCCTGATATCACGGTAGGGCGTTACGACTTTGTAAATGTGATTAGTACGGATCGTGACGGTGCACGTGTCGATGTGGGCTTACCCCGCGAAGTTTTAATACCATGGGAAGATTTGCCTAAAATCAAATCATTATGGCCACAAAAAGGAGATGCCGTTCTCTGTACACTACGTATTGACCGTGAGCGACAAATGTTTGCGCGTTTAGCCTCAGAAACGACAGTGCAACAAATGTTTACACCTATTCATGATGACCAATTTCAAAATAAGGTTATATCAGCACGACCATATCGACTCTTACGTGTAGGTACTTTTTTACTTTCAGAAAAAGGGCACAAAATTTTTGTTCATGAATCTGAAAGACGTGAGGAACCAAGATTAGGAGAAGCGATGCAAGTACGCATTATAGGTTTTAATGAAAAAGGAGAATTAAATGGATCATTTTTACCATTAGCACATGAACGTCTTGATGATGATGGTGAAAAAATTATTCAGCTCCTGATGGAATACGAAGGGGAATTACCATTTTGGGATAAATCAAGCCCTGAAGCTATTAAAGAAGTGTTTAATATGAGCAAAGGTGCATTTAAACGTGCAATTGGACATTTATATAAAAAACGACTCATCAATATTGAAACAGGTAAAATTGTTCTTACTAAAAAAGGGTGGGCTCACGTTCAAGATAATCAAGCTTAA
- a CDS encoding ABC-F family ATP-binding cassette domain-containing protein, translating to MLQVTDVSLRFGDRKLFEDVNIKFTPGNCYGLIGANGAGKSTFLKILSGEIDSQTGHVSLGKDERLAVLKQDHFAYEDERVLDVVIKGHERLFEVMQEKDAIYMKPDFSDEDGIRAAELEGEFAEMNGWNAESDAATLLSGLGIATDLHDKKMSELENNQKVKVLLAQSLFGEPDVLLLDEPTNGLDIQAISWLEDFLINFDNTVIVVSHDRHFLNNVCTHIADLDFGKIKIYVGNYDFWYQSSQLAQKMAQEQNKKKEEKMKELQDFIARFSANASKSKQATSRKKQLEKIELDDIQPSSRRYPFVKFTPEREIGNDLLFVQNISKTIDGEKVLDNISFTMNPNDKAVLIGQSEIAKTTLLKILSGEMAPDEGSVKWGVTTSQSYFPKDNSEYFDNVNMDLVEWLRQYAPEDEQTETFLRGFLGRMLFSGEEVKKKASVLSGGEKVRCMLSKMMLSSANVLLLDEPTNHLDLESITSVNEGLKSFKGSLIFTSHDFEFINTIANRVIDLDEPGSLSKEISYERYLEEKGLLKKK from the coding sequence ATGTTACAAGTTACCGATGTTAGTTTACGTTTTGGTGATCGTAAATTATTTGAAGATGTTAATATAAAATTCACACCTGGAAACTGTTATGGTTTGATTGGCGCAAATGGTGCGGGTAAGTCTACTTTTTTAAAAATTCTTTCAGGAGAAATTGATTCTCAAACGGGTCATGTCTCACTAGGGAAAGATGAACGTTTAGCTGTGTTAAAACAAGATCACTTTGCATACGAAGATGAGCGTGTGTTAGATGTTGTCATTAAAGGTCATGAGCGTTTGTTTGAAGTAATGCAAGAAAAAGATGCGATTTACATGAAGCCTGATTTTAGTGATGAAGATGGTATTCGAGCTGCAGAACTTGAAGGTGAATTTGCAGAGATGAACGGCTGGAATGCTGAATCTGATGCGGCTACCCTCTTATCTGGTTTGGGTATTGCGACGGACTTACATGATAAAAAAATGTCTGAGTTAGAAAATAACCAAAAAGTTAAAGTATTGCTTGCACAGAGTTTATTCGGCGAACCCGATGTACTATTACTCGATGAGCCTACAAATGGACTTGATATCCAAGCGATTAGTTGGTTAGAAGATTTTTTAATTAATTTTGACAATACTGTCATTGTCGTGTCGCATGACCGTCATTTCTTAAATAATGTATGTACACATATTGCTGATTTAGACTTTGGTAAAATCAAGATTTATGTCGGGAATTATGATTTTTGGTATCAATCTAGTCAATTGGCACAAAAAATGGCGCAAGAACAAAATAAGAAAAAAGAAGAAAAAATGAAAGAGCTTCAAGACTTTATTGCGCGTTTCTCTGCGAACGCTTCTAAATCTAAGCAAGCAACGAGTCGTAAAAAACAATTAGAAAAAATTGAATTAGATGATATCCAACCGTCATCACGTCGATATCCATTCGTTAAATTTACGCCAGAACGTGAAATTGGTAACGATTTGTTGTTTGTTCAAAATATCTCTAAAACAATTGATGGAGAAAAAGTTTTAGATAATATTTCATTTACAATGAACCCTAATGATAAAGCAGTTTTAATAGGTCAAAGTGAGATTGCTAAAACAACGCTTTTAAAAATCTTATCTGGAGAAATGGCGCCAGATGAAGGTTCAGTAAAATGGGGTGTCACAACATCTCAAAGTTACTTCCCTAAAGACAATTCGGAGTACTTTGATAATGTGAATATGGACCTAGTTGAATGGTTACGTCAATATGCACCTGAAGATGAGCAAACGGAAACATTTTTACGTGGCTTTTTAGGTCGTATGTTGTTTAGCGGTGAGGAAGTTAAGAAAAAAGCAAGTGTACTTTCAGGTGGAGAAAAAGTACGTTGTATGTTAAGTAAAATGATGCTTTCAAGCGCAAATGTATTATTACTTGATGAACCTACAAACCATCTTGATTTAGAAAGTATTACATCAGTCAATGAAGGGTTGAAATCATTTAAAGGTTCTTTAATCTTTACTTCTCATGACTTCGAATTCATCAATACCATTGCCAATCGTGTGATTGATCTTGATGAACCTGGAAGTTTATCTAAAGAAATTTCATATGAACGTTATTTAGAAGAAAAAGGTTTATTAAAAAAGAAATAA
- a CDS encoding 1-phosphofructokinase family hexose kinase, producing MKKVLTVTLNASIDISYHMDAIRIDTTNRVSQVSKTAGGKGLNVTRVAHQLGIDVTASGILGGTSGLFIKQQLDRLHIPHKFLDSGVESRFCIAMITPDAQTEILESGTQLELSVQDQFLIFYETLVQAYDIIVISGSIPPGLTVSIYQKLIEIAKRQNKFVILDVNGATLATILNDHTSFKPDLIKPNEEEIAELTGYNGHFSMQGLQEALKKPLFNDLSNILVTLGKDGALLKHQDQFYQVNIPEINAVNAVGSGDSSIAGFCSGLTQSSDIISATKHAMAAGMSNAMQHETGKINLDDFESLLSQITISHL from the coding sequence ATGAAAAAAGTATTAACCGTGACATTAAATGCTTCCATTGATATTAGTTATCATATGGATGCAATACGAATCGATACGACAAATCGCGTTTCTCAAGTGTCAAAAACTGCTGGAGGTAAAGGACTTAATGTGACGCGTGTAGCGCATCAATTGGGTATTGATGTTACTGCTAGCGGTATCTTAGGTGGGACATCAGGATTATTTATTAAACAACAGTTGGATCGACTTCATATTCCTCACAAATTTTTAGATAGTGGTGTAGAATCACGCTTTTGTATTGCTATGATAACACCGGATGCACAAACAGAAATATTAGAAAGCGGAACTCAATTGGAATTATCAGTTCAAGACCAATTTCTTATTTTTTATGAAACACTAGTTCAAGCGTATGATATTATTGTTATTTCAGGAAGTATCCCACCGGGTTTAACGGTATCGATTTACCAAAAGTTAATTGAAATTGCCAAACGTCAAAATAAATTTGTTATTTTAGATGTGAATGGTGCGACATTAGCAACGATTTTAAATGATCATACGTCTTTTAAACCGGATCTCATCAAACCTAATGAAGAAGAAATAGCGGAATTAACTGGTTATAACGGTCATTTTTCTATGCAAGGATTACAAGAGGCATTGAAAAAACCGCTATTTAATGATCTGTCAAACATTCTTGTGACACTTGGTAAAGATGGTGCACTGTTAAAGCATCAAGACCAGTTTTATCAAGTCAACATTCCCGAAATAAATGCAGTGAATGCTGTTGGTTCTGGAGATAGTTCAATCGCAGGTTTTTGTTCAGGGTTAACACAGTCTTCCGATATTATATCGGCCACTAAACACGCAATGGCAGCAGGCATGTCGAATGCCATGCAACATGAAACTGGAAAAATTAATCTTGATGATTTTGAAAGTTTGTTATCTCAAATCACCATTAGTCATCTATAA